In the genome of Hymenobacter cellulosivorans, one region contains:
- a CDS encoding GNAT family N-acetyltransferase: MSRLLVEYAAHHAEPLRQLYLRARQQAFTWLDSTQFALADFDAATQGETILVALDQEKPVGFVAWWPPDNFVHSLFVAPEQAGQGIGKALLQACLARVGRPATLKCLQANDPALRFYERQGWVITEAGDSAEGPYFLLALQ, translated from the coding sequence ATGAGTCGACTACTGGTCGAGTATGCGGCCCACCACGCGGAACCGTTGCGGCAGTTGTATTTGCGGGCCCGGCAGCAGGCTTTTACCTGGCTTGACTCAACGCAGTTTGCCTTGGCGGACTTCGACGCGGCTACCCAGGGCGAAACCATCCTAGTGGCCTTAGACCAGGAAAAGCCTGTGGGTTTCGTGGCTTGGTGGCCGCCCGACAACTTTGTGCACTCGCTGTTTGTGGCGCCCGAACAAGCCGGACAAGGCATTGGGAAAGCATTGCTGCAGGCTTGCCTGGCCCGGGTGGGCCGTCCTGCCACGCTCAAATGCCTGCAAGCCAACGATCCAGCCCTAAGGTTTTATGAGCGCCAAGGCTGGGTTATTACTGAAGCCGGCGACAGTGCCGAGGGCCCGTATTTTCTGCTGGCGCTGCAGTAA
- a CDS encoding succinylglutamate desuccinylase/aspartoacylase family protein: MLEDPFAAPENMLINGLTIRPGEQVLTRLVISRLPSGTVIDVPVHVYRSEKPGPTVLLMAGMHGDEVNGIETIRRLIRRDLLHPLRGTIIAIPILNIYGFLNFSREVPDGKDVNRSFPGHPRGSLASRVAHRFMREIMPLVDCGIDFHTGGAARSNFPQVRCQLGSPDGDALAQAFAAPFTLHSSLRPGSLREAAFKQGKSIIVYEAGESLRLDEAGIDMAIAGTFRVLHHLGMAPEAAPPAQPSIVCLRHTWLRAKFAGLFRSHVQNGQYLEKGQTYGSVADPYGEQAVRLESPVSGYIIGLNHMPVVNQGDALLHVGLVDEAEAARLARNPPFNEKPGDPEESEEIEVE, translated from the coding sequence GTGCTGGAAGACCCGTTTGCCGCCCCCGAGAACATGCTCATCAACGGCCTTACCATCCGGCCGGGCGAACAGGTCCTGACGCGGCTGGTCATTTCGCGCCTGCCCTCGGGCACTGTCATCGATGTGCCGGTGCATGTGTACCGCTCCGAAAAGCCTGGTCCCACGGTGCTGCTCATGGCTGGCATGCACGGCGACGAGGTAAACGGCATCGAAACCATCCGCCGCCTGATCCGGCGCGACCTGCTGCATCCCTTGCGGGGCACTATCATTGCCATTCCCATCCTCAACATCTACGGGTTTCTGAACTTTAGCCGGGAAGTGCCCGATGGCAAGGACGTGAACCGCAGCTTTCCCGGCCACCCACGGGGCTCCTTGGCCAGCCGCGTAGCCCACCGCTTCATGCGCGAAATCATGCCCCTGGTCGACTGCGGCATCGACTTTCACACCGGCGGGGCGGCCCGTAGCAACTTCCCCCAGGTGCGCTGCCAGCTCGGCTCCCCGGACGGCGACGCCCTGGCCCAGGCCTTTGCCGCACCTTTCACATTGCACTCGTCCCTGCGGCCGGGCTCCTTGCGGGAGGCGGCTTTTAAGCAGGGCAAATCCATTATCGTGTACGAGGCCGGCGAATCCTTGCGGCTCGATGAGGCCGGCATCGACATGGCCATTGCCGGCACGTTTCGGGTGTTGCACCACTTGGGCATGGCGCCCGAGGCCGCGCCGCCGGCCCAGCCCAGCATCGTGTGCTTGCGCCATACCTGGCTGCGGGCCAAGTTTGCGGGCCTGTTTCGGAGCCATGTGCAGAACGGGCAGTACCTGGAAAAAGGCCAGACCTACGGCAGCGTGGCCGACCCCTACGGCGAGCAGGCCGTGCGCCTGGAGTCGCCGGTGTCGGGTTACATCATTGGGCTCAACCACATGCCGGTCGTCAACCAGGGCGACGCCCTGCTGCACGTGGGCTTAGTCGACGAGGCTGAAGCTGCCCGACTGGCCCGCAACCCGCCCTTCAACGAAAAGCCCGGCGACCCGGAAGAGTCGGAAGAAATAGAAGTCGAATAA
- a CDS encoding GNAT family N-acetyltransferase has protein sequence MSTVPALPRTARLYLRPFQAADLPAFAAYRADPAVARFQSWEPYTLAQAEAFVASQTGATIPGPPGTWVQIAIAHSGTDELLGDCALCLQADDPRLAEIGITIAPAHQGQGYATEALRALLEYCFRVLHLHRVVAVTDCLNHNSVALLARVGMRREAHFRQHFWFKGIWGDEYVYALLEQEWQ, from the coding sequence ATGAGTACTGTTCCCGCCCTACCGCGCACGGCCCGCTTGTACCTCCGGCCTTTTCAGGCTGCTGACCTGCCCGCTTTTGCCGCCTACCGCGCCGACCCTGCCGTAGCGCGCTTCCAAAGCTGGGAGCCCTACACCCTGGCCCAGGCCGAGGCTTTCGTAGCCAGCCAGACTGGCGCCACCATCCCAGGCCCGCCCGGCACCTGGGTCCAGATTGCCATTGCCCACAGTGGCACCGACGAGCTGCTGGGTGATTGTGCCCTGTGCTTGCAGGCCGACGACCCTCGACTGGCCGAAATCGGCATTACAATAGCTCCGGCCCACCAGGGGCAAGGCTACGCCACTGAAGCCCTGCGGGCTCTGCTGGAATACTGCTTTCGGGTGCTGCACCTGCACCGTGTGGTGGCTGTAACGGATTGTCTCAACCACAATTCGGTAGCGTTGCTGGCCCGGGTCGGAATGCGGCGGGAAGCTCATTTTCGGCAGCACTTCTGGTTTAAGGGCATTTGGGGCGACGAATACGTGTATGCCCTGCTAGAGCAGGAATGGCAGTAA
- a CDS encoding OmpH family outer membrane protein: MNNPLRLIIDAVLVVAVIVLFYLHFSSKPTAAPAAAAPAAAVVQPADKDDDDTTATAAATTVVPVAETDKVAYVESGKLLEGYKGMQDARRSFEAKARGWERQNQALVTGFQTAVQQYQKQAESLTPEQRAATEQKLQAQQQQAGMAQEKLQRQAQEEEAKMTQQVLGRINKQIEKYGKDNGYKLILIAAPSGTIAYGRKDIDITDQVLKHLNQEYSGKK, encoded by the coding sequence ATGAACAATCCCCTGCGCCTGATAATCGACGCCGTGCTGGTAGTAGCCGTAATCGTGCTGTTTTACCTGCACTTCTCTTCCAAGCCCACCGCGGCTCCTGCGGCGGCTGCGCCTGCTGCGGCCGTCGTGCAGCCTGCCGACAAAGACGATGACGACACCACTGCTACGGCTGCCGCCACGACCGTCGTGCCCGTAGCCGAGACCGATAAAGTAGCCTACGTGGAATCTGGCAAGCTGTTGGAGGGCTACAAAGGCATGCAGGACGCCCGCCGCAGCTTCGAGGCCAAGGCCCGGGGCTGGGAGCGCCAGAACCAGGCGTTGGTAACCGGCTTCCAGACCGCCGTGCAGCAGTACCAGAAGCAGGCCGAAAGCCTAACGCCCGAGCAGCGCGCCGCCACCGAGCAGAAGCTGCAGGCCCAGCAGCAGCAGGCCGGTATGGCCCAGGAAAAGCTGCAGCGCCAGGCCCAGGAAGAAGAAGCCAAGATGACCCAGCAGGTGCTGGGCCGCATCAACAAGCAGATTGAAAAATACGGCAAAGACAACGGCTACAAGCTGATTCTCATTGCCGCGCCCAGCGGCACCATTGCCTACGGCCGCAAGGATATCGACATTACCGACCAGGTGCTCAAACACCTGAATCAGGAATACAGCGGTAAAAAATAA
- a CDS encoding TonB-dependent receptor — translation MSHFRSLVLLGGLLMGATAARAQQSGKLTISGYVRDQATGENLIGVAVMNPTTGQGTATNNYGFYSLTLPVSADSLRLFVSYLGYEKGRFAVKAERNVSHDFRLRPLSAEIAGVEVVGTKEEKIAQSTRMGTINVPIAQIKALPALFGETDVLKVLQLLPGVQSGGEGQSGLYVRGGSPDQNLVLLDGTPVYNAAHLFGFFSVFNADALNNVELIKGGFPARYGGRLSSVLDISMKEGNMQEFHGEGAIGIVASKLTLEGPIKKDTASFIISARRTYIDLLARPLINMALASEGIPADERPTVGYFFHDLNGKLNWKVSRRDRLYLSAYTGYDKFYGRYNDKDDDGSYYKENDGLGWGNLTAALRWNRVLNDQLFMNTHFTYSKYQFNVGILQENKVINNGQPEVNKFSLKYLSNIRDLSLKTDLDYVPNPDHYIRFGGQYILHSFRPGALQVKGEGSADVESGVQTLASEASLYAEDDYRVTDRLKVNGGLRLNSFLVDQKLYPSVEPRLAARFLLTEKWALKASYARTTQYIHLLTNSGIGLPTDLWVPATAKVKPQRAQQISLGAARSLQHKGEEYELSLETYYKPMQNLIEYKEGASFLGTTDSKWEDKVTSGQGWAYGAEVFLQKKSGRTTGWIGYTLAWSNRKFAELNQGRLYPYKYDRRHDASLVVVHKFSPTFTLSGTWVYGTGNATTLSEGRFRLSPNELYEEYGPRNSYRMRAYHRLDLDLSKTKKKKWGEVVNSFSLYNAYSRRNPYYMYLSSDYDYQTGQNKSVYKQISLFPIIPSFSKSFKF, via the coding sequence ATGAGCCATTTTCGCTCACTCGTACTGCTCGGCGGCCTGCTGATGGGGGCCACTGCGGCCCGGGCCCAACAATCCGGCAAACTCACCATCAGTGGCTACGTCCGGGACCAGGCCACGGGGGAAAACCTCATCGGCGTGGCCGTGATGAACCCCACTACCGGCCAGGGCACGGCCACCAACAACTACGGCTTCTACTCGCTGACGCTGCCCGTTTCGGCCGACTCCCTGCGGCTGTTCGTGTCGTATCTGGGTTACGAAAAGGGGCGCTTCGCCGTGAAGGCGGAACGCAACGTAAGCCACGACTTTCGGCTGCGGCCCTTGTCGGCCGAAATAGCCGGCGTGGAAGTGGTGGGCACCAAGGAGGAAAAGATTGCTCAAAGCACTCGCATGGGCACTATCAACGTGCCCATTGCCCAGATTAAGGCTTTGCCGGCCCTGTTTGGCGAAACCGACGTGCTCAAGGTCCTGCAGCTGCTGCCTGGCGTGCAGAGCGGGGGCGAGGGGCAGAGCGGCCTCTACGTGCGCGGCGGCTCCCCCGACCAGAACCTAGTGCTGCTCGACGGTACGCCGGTCTACAACGCAGCGCACTTGTTCGGCTTCTTCTCCGTGTTCAATGCCGATGCACTGAACAATGTGGAGCTCATCAAGGGTGGCTTTCCGGCCCGCTACGGCGGCCGGCTTTCCTCGGTACTCGATATTTCGATGAAGGAAGGCAACATGCAGGAATTTCACGGCGAGGGCGCCATCGGCATCGTGGCCTCCAAGCTGACCCTCGAAGGGCCCATTAAGAAAGACACGGCCTCGTTCATCATCTCAGCCCGCCGCACCTACATCGACCTGCTGGCCCGTCCGCTGATCAATATGGCCCTGGCCAGTGAGGGTATTCCGGCCGATGAGCGGCCCACGGTGGGGTATTTCTTTCACGATTTGAACGGCAAGCTTAACTGGAAAGTCAGCCGCCGCGACCGGCTCTACCTGAGCGCCTACACCGGCTACGATAAGTTCTACGGCCGCTACAACGACAAAGACGACGATGGGTCCTACTACAAGGAAAACGACGGCCTGGGCTGGGGCAACCTTACGGCCGCTCTGCGCTGGAACCGCGTGCTCAACGACCAGCTGTTCATGAACACGCACTTCACCTATAGCAAGTACCAGTTCAACGTCGGCATCCTGCAGGAAAACAAGGTTATTAACAACGGTCAGCCCGAGGTCAACAAGTTTTCCCTGAAGTACCTGTCCAACATCCGGGACTTAAGCCTCAAAACCGACCTGGACTACGTGCCCAACCCCGACCATTACATCCGCTTCGGGGGCCAGTACATTCTGCACTCGTTCCGTCCCGGTGCCTTGCAGGTGAAAGGGGAGGGCTCGGCTGATGTTGAGTCGGGGGTGCAGACGCTGGCCAGTGAAGCCAGCCTCTACGCCGAGGACGACTACCGTGTGACGGACCGGCTGAAGGTAAACGGCGGCCTGCGCCTGAACAGCTTCCTGGTAGATCAGAAGCTGTATCCGTCGGTGGAGCCCCGCCTGGCAGCCCGCTTCCTGCTTACCGAAAAATGGGCCTTGAAGGCGTCGTACGCCCGCACCACGCAGTACATTCACCTGCTCACCAACAGCGGCATTGGCTTGCCCACCGACCTGTGGGTGCCGGCTACGGCCAAGGTTAAGCCCCAACGGGCCCAGCAAATCAGCTTGGGCGCGGCCCGCAGCCTGCAGCACAAGGGCGAGGAGTACGAACTCAGCCTGGAAACCTATTACAAGCCCATGCAGAACCTGATTGAGTACAAGGAAGGTGCTAGCTTCCTGGGTACTACCGACAGCAAGTGGGAAGATAAAGTAACCAGCGGCCAGGGTTGGGCCTACGGAGCGGAAGTATTTCTGCAGAAGAAATCGGGCCGTACCACCGGCTGGATTGGCTACACGCTGGCCTGGAGCAACCGTAAATTCGCGGAGCTGAATCAGGGCCGTCTGTACCCGTATAAGTACGACCGGCGCCACGACGCTTCGCTGGTGGTGGTGCACAAGTTCAGCCCCACCTTTACGCTGTCGGGTACCTGGGTGTACGGCACCGGCAACGCCACGACGCTGTCGGAAGGCCGGTTCCGGTTGTCGCCCAACGAGCTGTACGAGGAGTATGGTCCGCGCAACAGCTACCGGATGCGGGCCTACCACCGCCTCGACCTGGACCTGAGCAAGACCAAGAAAAAGAAGTGGGGCGAAGTGGTAAACAGCTTTAGTCTTTACAATGCCTACAGCCGCCGCAACCCCTACTACATGTACCTCTCCAGCGACTACGACTACCAGACCGGCCAGAACAAGTCGGTATACAAGCAGATTTCGCTGTTCCCCATCATCCCGTCCTTCAGCAAGAGCTTTAAATTCTAA
- a CDS encoding DUF4249 domain-containing protein, which yields MRTLFTLNLRRSAVLAVLSTGLLSSCETVIDLPEPEHTPRIALKYILSNYEPQRQTDELANTRKLFVSNSQRIFSNKEARGRKDATVVILDENGAEVERFRPVLPSSPYDTFNIGSYEPTRNLKGEPGRTYTLRASLPGFETVESKLTLPAVPVIESATFVKNESKSENSSVFGQLSLTVADDPGAANYYVAFARVVNSQNNQYQGWSQVDVAEDESDVEVDLGQFQLSTVYSFQGYSYGLFPFADTNVNGKRFSLTTNVRFYDGYCQQPSNCQRPDYMEVYVTSMTQDTYNFFLARRRYNDSEGNPFAEPAPLPSNIRPGYGLFGGMTDAVYRIKLR from the coding sequence ATGCGTACGCTATTTACCCTGAATCTGCGGCGGAGTGCGGTGCTGGCCGTGCTGAGTACCGGCCTGCTGAGCAGCTGCGAAACGGTTATTGACCTGCCCGAGCCCGAGCACACGCCGCGCATTGCCCTCAAATACATTCTGAGCAACTACGAGCCCCAGCGCCAGACCGACGAGCTGGCCAATACCCGGAAGCTGTTTGTGAGCAACAGCCAGCGGATCTTTTCCAACAAGGAGGCCCGGGGCCGCAAAGATGCTACAGTCGTTATTCTGGACGAAAACGGGGCCGAGGTGGAGCGGTTCCGGCCTGTGCTGCCCAGCTCACCCTACGACACGTTCAACATCGGCTCCTACGAGCCCACACGCAACCTGAAAGGGGAGCCCGGCCGTACCTACACGCTGCGCGCTTCCCTGCCGGGTTTCGAAACAGTAGAAAGCAAGCTGACTCTGCCCGCCGTGCCAGTAATTGAAAGTGCCACTTTCGTCAAAAATGAGAGCAAAAGCGAAAACAGTAGCGTCTTCGGCCAGCTCTCCCTGACGGTAGCCGACGACCCGGGTGCGGCCAACTACTACGTGGCTTTTGCCCGCGTCGTCAATTCGCAGAACAACCAGTACCAGGGGTGGTCGCAGGTGGATGTAGCCGAGGACGAAAGTGACGTAGAAGTGGATTTGGGCCAGTTTCAGCTGTCCACGGTTTACTCGTTTCAGGGCTACAGCTACGGCCTGTTTCCTTTCGCCGATACCAACGTGAACGGCAAGCGCTTCTCCCTGACCACCAACGTGCGCTTCTATGACGGCTACTGCCAGCAGCCCAGCAACTGCCAGCGCCCCGACTACATGGAAGTGTACGTGACGAGCATGACCCAGGACACCTACAACTTCTTCCTGGCCCGGCGGCGCTACAACGACAGTGAGGGCAACCCCTTTGCCGAGCCCGCCCCGCTGCCCTCCAACATCCGGCCCGGCTACGGTCTGTTTGGCGGCATGACCGACGCCGTGTACCGCATCAAGCTGCGCTAG
- a CDS encoding T9SS type A sorting domain-containing protein: MKKILLLGLMGLGGVPLAHAQNASNLVALQPAAAADLSPIEAQLRSSAPAARASTVRYYTRSTTYAWNTTTNQWATAASATNLTYNTQGLVTQEVVTDSATQVPSTRATIAYTGANQIASRLEETWAGSQWQNATRYLYSYDGNGRNTEFQIDNWVNGAWVGQRRSVYTYDAAGRRIRTLTQQWTNNAWTIASGTQTTYVLDAQNRIAEQVVENWSPATQSFAPNNRYVYTYSGSSLTYSGYVSQAWVSQAWRNTSQVVNIVYNTKEQPLSYQTQTWDGAAWQPYERTSVEYLATNTVTTSQRFSNGTWVNSSRIDQKYDANGKGYGYTVESWANAAWQLDIGFRYFDVFNSTNDMVRRLQQTVDFQSHAFVNQYKYYYYDFQAFVLASRPAMLAVQPQLYPNPTTHQATLELSGLRAQQPVQVELLNPLGQIVRKFALQPQAGVIREELNLSGLPAGVYSVRLLTADGTAIKRLVKE; this comes from the coding sequence ATGAAAAAAATTTTACTCCTGGGCCTTATGGGCCTTGGCGGTGTGCCCCTTGCACACGCCCAGAATGCAAGCAACCTGGTAGCGTTGCAGCCAGCCGCGGCCGCCGATTTGTCGCCCATCGAAGCGCAGTTACGCAGTTCGGCCCCAGCAGCTCGCGCCAGCACGGTGCGTTACTATACCCGCTCAACGACCTACGCCTGGAACACGACAACTAATCAGTGGGCAACTGCGGCCAGCGCCACCAACCTCACTTATAACACGCAAGGACTCGTTACGCAGGAAGTCGTAACGGACTCAGCCACACAGGTTCCCAGTACCCGAGCTACTATTGCCTACACCGGGGCCAATCAGATTGCCAGCCGACTAGAGGAAACCTGGGCCGGCTCGCAGTGGCAAAACGCTACCCGCTACTTATACAGCTACGATGGCAACGGTCGCAATACGGAATTTCAAATAGATAACTGGGTTAATGGGGCCTGGGTGGGCCAGCGCCGCAGCGTATACACCTATGACGCAGCCGGCCGCCGCATCCGTACCCTTACCCAGCAATGGACGAACAATGCCTGGACGATAGCCTCCGGCACCCAAACTACCTACGTCCTGGATGCACAAAACCGCATAGCCGAACAAGTGGTGGAGAACTGGAGCCCCGCTACCCAGAGCTTTGCACCCAACAACCGTTACGTGTATACCTACTCTGGCTCCTCGCTTACCTATAGCGGCTACGTCAGCCAGGCCTGGGTCAGCCAGGCCTGGAGAAACACTAGCCAAGTAGTAAACATCGTGTATAACACGAAAGAGCAGCCCCTTTCTTACCAGACACAAACCTGGGACGGGGCCGCGTGGCAGCCCTACGAGCGCACTAGCGTTGAGTATCTGGCTACGAATACGGTTACTACTTCCCAACGCTTCAGCAACGGGACCTGGGTGAACTCATCTCGTATAGACCAGAAATACGATGCCAATGGCAAGGGCTACGGCTACACGGTTGAATCCTGGGCGAATGCCGCCTGGCAACTAGACATAGGTTTCCGCTATTTCGACGTCTTCAACTCGACCAACGACATGGTACGGCGCCTGCAGCAAACCGTTGACTTTCAGTCGCACGCGTTTGTCAACCAGTACAAGTACTATTACTACGATTTCCAGGCCTTCGTACTGGCCTCTCGCCCAGCGATGCTGGCGGTCCAGCCCCAGCTCTATCCTAACCCCACAACTCACCAAGCTACGCTAGAGCTGAGTGGCCTGCGTGCTCAGCAGCCGGTGCAAGTAGAACTGCTCAACCCACTGGGCCAGATAGTCCGCAAGTTCGCGCTCCAGCCTCAGGCCGGAGTTATTCGGGAAGAACTAAATCTGAGCGGATTGCCCGCCGGGGTTTATTCAGTGCGTCTGCTCACCGCCGATGGCACGGCCATCAAACGCCTAGTTAAAGAGTAA
- a CDS encoding NAD-dependent epimerase/dehydratase family protein — protein MKLQKTALIAGASGLVGSQLLPLLLASDRYAKVIAVGRRPVPMVHPKLEQRVLDMDQLEQHRLSLIADDVFCCLGTTMRQAGSKEAFYKVDYLYVVKLAALTAANFAAQFMVVSAMGADADSRFYYNKVKGEMEDTVRQAPFRAIHIFRPSLLLGERAEKRAGEQVGAVLLRVLNPLLVGPLRKYRAVSAATVAQSMLRAAEDDGGGIKVHLSDEIAAGRIWRR, from the coding sequence ATGAAACTTCAGAAAACTGCTCTTATTGCCGGCGCCAGCGGCCTCGTTGGCAGCCAGCTACTGCCCCTGCTCCTGGCCTCCGACCGCTACGCCAAAGTTATTGCCGTAGGTCGGCGGCCTGTACCGATGGTGCACCCCAAGCTGGAGCAGCGCGTGCTCGACATGGACCAACTGGAGCAGCACCGCCTTTCCCTCATTGCCGATGATGTGTTTTGCTGCCTGGGCACCACCATGCGGCAGGCCGGCTCAAAGGAAGCCTTCTACAAAGTCGATTACCTATACGTGGTGAAGCTGGCTGCCCTGACGGCCGCCAACTTCGCGGCCCAGTTCATGGTCGTCTCGGCCATGGGCGCCGATGCCGACTCGCGCTTCTACTATAACAAGGTGAAGGGCGAGATGGAAGATACGGTGCGGCAGGCCCCATTCCGGGCAATTCATATTTTCCGCCCATCGCTGCTGCTCGGGGAGCGGGCCGAAAAGCGGGCCGGCGAACAGGTAGGAGCCGTGCTGCTGCGCGTGCTGAACCCGCTGTTGGTGGGGCCGCTGCGCAAATATCGGGCGGTATCGGCCGCTACGGTAGCCCAGTCTATGCTACGAGCGGCCGAAGATGACGGAGGCGGGATTAAAGTGCACTTATCGGATGAAATTGCGGCGGGCCGTATCTGGCGCCGCTAA
- a CDS encoding CvfB family protein, with amino-acid sequence MLALGDFNELEVARAVDFGLYLTSDDGDLLIPGKYVPEGTQVGDWLRVFVYRDSEDRLIATTLEPYVRVNQFAALTVRDVSSVGAFLDWGLEKDLFLPYSNQWRNLRPGQRVTVYVYLDETTDRIVATAKWDRFLSEEPFPGQAGDAVELFIAAETDLGYSAIVNGTHQGLLYYNEVFKPLRLGDTPTGYVRQIRPDGKLDISLQKLGYAEALDAAQVILDALRKGNGSLPLSDKSEADDIYRRLGMSKKVFKKALGSLYKQGLVQLLPEQTRLVEGE; translated from the coding sequence ATGCTTGCGCTAGGCGATTTTAACGAACTGGAAGTGGCCCGCGCGGTCGATTTTGGCTTGTACCTGACTTCCGACGACGGCGACCTGCTGATTCCGGGCAAGTACGTGCCCGAAGGCACCCAAGTAGGCGACTGGCTGCGCGTATTCGTGTACCGCGACTCCGAGGACCGGCTCATTGCCACCACCCTGGAGCCCTACGTGCGCGTCAATCAGTTTGCCGCCCTCACCGTGCGCGACGTAAGCAGCGTGGGCGCCTTCCTGGATTGGGGCCTGGAAAAAGACCTGTTTTTGCCCTACAGCAACCAGTGGCGCAACCTGCGCCCCGGCCAGCGCGTGACGGTGTACGTGTACCTCGACGAAACCACGGACCGCATCGTGGCCACGGCCAAGTGGGACCGGTTCCTGAGCGAGGAGCCTTTCCCCGGCCAGGCCGGCGACGCGGTAGAGCTCTTTATTGCGGCCGAAACCGACCTAGGCTATTCGGCCATCGTCAACGGTACGCACCAGGGCTTGCTCTATTACAACGAGGTGTTCAAGCCCCTGCGCCTCGGCGACACGCCCACCGGCTACGTGCGCCAGATCCGGCCCGACGGCAAGCTCGATATCAGCCTGCAAAAGCTGGGATACGCTGAAGCCCTCGACGCGGCCCAGGTGATTCTGGACGCCCTACGCAAGGGCAACGGCAGCCTGCCGCTGTCGGATAAAAGTGAGGCCGACGATATTTACCGCCGCCTGGGAATGAGCAAGAAAGTGTTCAAGAAAGCCCTGGGCTCCTTATATAAGCAGGGCCTGGTACAACTGTTGCCCGAGCAGACGCGTCTGGTAGAGGGAGAGTAG